In Roseomonas sp. OT10, the genomic stretch AGCTGACCCCGTGGCGCCGACCTCACCCGAACCTCGCCTGCTCGGGATACCCACCTGCGGAAATGGTGTCGTCGCCTAAGTGTCGGTGTGCCCCAATAGAGCGCGACGAAGGAAAAGCCTGATGGTGAGGGGCTACAAATTCCTTGACGTTGTCCCGATATGGACATAGTCCACAAGCAGGCAGAAGGGGCCACCCATGACGAGTGTCCAAAGCGCTGCACGCCGGCCTATCGGATCTGGGCCCGTCCGCCTGGACCGGAACCGCTTTGCACCTGAGACTCGGCGTCGCCTGAGCGCTCCCGGCCTCCGAACCTTCCTTGCAATCGCGGATTTGTGGGCCCTCGATGAAACTCAACGGCTCCTGATACTAGGGTATCCGCCGCGCTCGACCTTCCATAAGTGGGCCAAGACTGTCCGCGAGCATGGCGAAATTACCCTCGACGCTGATGTGCTGACCCGAATTTCCGCAGTGCTGGGCATCCACCAGGCTCTTGGTATGCTGTATGGCAGTGAGCGTGAAGGAATAGATTGGCTTCGGACTCCACATGGAGCGACGGTCTTCGGCGGCAGGCCTCCGCTTGAGTTGATCACCAGCGGTACCCAGGACGGGCTGCTTACGGTTCGCCGGTTCCTCGATGCGGCCCGCGGCGGCATCTACATGGAACCGATCGAAGCCCTTGATCGGAATTTCCGTCCTTAGAGTCTGATTCATAATTATCCGGCGTGATTTCATGGCCTTGCGATGCGGCGTGCGAAGAGCTGGATCGAGGCGATGAAGAGCCATGCGGTAGCCGATGCGATGGTCTGCTCGAAGTCCTTGGCGAGGCGGCGGTTCCGATTGAGCCAAGCCAGTGTGCGTTCGACAACCCAACGGCGCGGGAGGACGACAAACCCTCTTGCGGCATCTGACCGTTTGACGATCTCGACGGTCCATTTGCCGATCCGCCGGAGGGCGTCCCTGAGCTTGTCGCCAGCATATCCACCATCGGCGAAGACATGGCGCAGCCACGGGAAGCGCTTGATGATCTCGGCCAGCACCAGCGGCGCACCGTCACGGTCCTGGATGTCGGCGGTGTGGACTACCGCATGGACGAGATTGCCGTCGGTGTCGGTCAGGATGTGGCGCTTGCGGCCCTTGGTCTTCTTGCCCGCATCATAGCCCCGAGGTCCGCCGCTTTCCGTGGTTTTGACGCTTTGGCTGTCGATTACCCCGGCGCTGGGCGAGGCTTCGCGACCCGTCCCCTCACGGGCGATCAGCAACAGAGCATGGTTCAATGACAACCACAGCCTATTGTCCCGCCACAGGTAGAACCAGCGCCGCACCGTCGAGACCGGCGGAAAGCAGGGCGGCAGCATCCGCCACGGCAGGCCGCCACGCAGCAGATACAGGATCGCCTCGACAATCCGCCTGAGTGGCCACTTGCGCGGGCGGCCCACATGCGATGCTGGCGGAAAGAACGGCTCCAGCAGTGCCCATTCGGCATCGGTCAAATCGCTTGGCAAAGCCAGTTCCGCACGGGCATACTGCGCCCGAGTGGTATCGGTCCACATCGTTGATCTCCGGAAGTTTTCGCAAAAACCCCTGAATCAATGACCTGGGCTGGCGTCAAGCTAACCCGCTGATACCACTCAACTTAATTTCGGATCAGGCTCTTACACCGACGAGGATCTGGTTATCTCTTGAGCGATATGTACTCGGGGGCTCCAGCACCGACCTTTCGCCTGATTCCCTCAAAGTTCCCGCCCATTGGGCTTTTCGATACCGTGGCAACGGCGGCAGACGCCGAAGCCGTCATGGAACTCGCCGGGTGGACCAACGACCGCCTCGTTGAAGAGAGGCTACGCCGGCTGCCCGAGGACGAATGGGTCTACGGCCGGCCAAATTCCAGTGTTGTCATGGCGACCTTTCTGCACGTTCCGCCCACCGGCTCGCGTTTCAATGGCCCGGATCTGGGCGCCTGGTATGCCGCGGCTGCCTTACGGACGGCCGCCATTGAGGTGGCGCACCATCTCCGACGGGAAGCGATTGCTACCGGCGCCTCTATGTTGGAACGGGCCTTCCGAACCTATACAGCCGAACTCGCTGGGAACTATCTGGACCTTCGGGGGCAACAGGCGGCGCGGCCGGACATCTATGCCGACGGCAGCTATGTGGCATCCCAATCTTTGGGAGAGAGCACTCGCGCCTCGGGAGGGGCTGGCATCATCTATGATAGCGTCAGGCATGCCGGAGGCACCAACATTGTGGCCCACCGTCCGCGCAACATCCTCCAGGTGACCCAGACCGATCACTGGCTGCTCACAGTGCAGGCAAGGTCGTCGCAGATTAGCTTGAAGTGTACCGCCCGCGGTTGTTGAGACACCTTGGTGAAGCCTATGCGGCGAGAGCCGCGGGTGAAAGCTGATCCTGCCGGACGGCGTCCGGTGTTCTGAAGCCGTGGCGCTCGATCAGCCAGGTTGAGTTGTAGGTCTGGCGGAACTCGAGCAGCGCGTGGCGAAGTTGCTCGATGGTGTCGAAGGTCCGGACCCAGAGGAGGTTTTCTTTCAGGGTGCGGATGAAGCGTTCGGCGCAGCCATTCCCCTCGGGTGCCCGCACGAAGGCAGGTGAGCTCTCGATGCCGAGGAACGTCAGCTCGCCCTGGAAGGCGTCCGACATATACTGGCTGCTCCTGCGCTCCACGGTTGATTGAGACACCCCGCAAGCGGACGGTATCCGCAGACGGGGTGCATGATGACGACAGAGACGACGGATGCCGCTGGCCCGGGTCGGGGTGGCCGGATGTCGCGGCAGCGCAAGCGGGATGCGGTACTTCGGTTGCTCCGGGGCGAGGACCTGGAGACGGTCTCGCGATCGCTAGGCGTGACGGCGGCGACCCTGAGCGGCTGGCGCGACGCCTTCCTGGCGGCCGGCGAGGCAAGCCTGGCCACGCGACCTGGTGATGGCGAGGCGCTGGAGAGCGAGCGTCTCAAGGTCAGACTGGGCGAGATGCTGCTCGAGCGCGAGTTGCTGGAGGCCAAGGTCGCAGCCCTGGAGGGAGGCCGCCCTTTGGCCCGGCGGAGGTCACGGCCATGAGCCTGACCACCTCGGCCAGCAGCGGCAGGCCCTATGGCCTGGCCCGGGTGTGCCGGGTCTGGCGGACCGCCCGGGCCACGATCTACCGCCATCGCTTGCCGCCCCGGACGGAACCGCCCAGGCGACGTGGCCCGGTCGGGTCCATGCCGGATCCCGAGTTGGTCGAGGCGATCCGGGCTGTCGTCGCGGCCTCCCCCTTCCATGGCGAGGGTCACCGCAAGATTTGGGCGAGGCTGCGCCTGCAGGGCGTCAGGACTTCCAAGGCCCGGGTGCTGCGGCTGATGCGCGAGCACGACCTGCTTGCACCTTCCCGGGTCGGCAGCCCTCGAGGCCCGCGCAACCACGACGGCACCATCATCCCTGACGCGGTGGACGCCATGTGGGGCACGGACATGACCACCACCTGGACGGCTGAGGGTCAGGCGGCGGTGTTCGTCGCCGTCGATCACCACAGCGCCGGGTGCGTCGGCCTGCATGCTGCCCGGCGTGGCACCCGCTTCGAGGCCCTCGAACCCCTCAGGCAGGGCGTGCGCCATCACTTCGGCGGCTTCGCCAAGGGCATCGCGGCGGGCCTCGCACTCCGTCATGACCACGGCAGCCAGTATATGTCGGACGCCTTCCAGGGCGAGCTGACGTTCCTCGGCATCGAGAGCTCACCTGCCTTCGTGCGGGCACCCGAGGGGAATGGCTGCGCCGAACGCTTCATCCGCACCCTGAAAGAAAACCTCCTCTGGGTCCGGACCTTCGACACCATCGAGCAACTTCGCCACGCGCTGCTCGAGTTCCGCCAGACCTACAACTCAACCTGGCTGATCGAGCGCCACGGCTTCAGAACACCGGACGCCGTCCGGCAGGATCAGCTTTCACCCGCGGCTCTCGCCGCATAGGCTTCACCAAGGTGTCTCAACAACCGCGGGCGGTACACTGCCGTGGTCATGACGGAGTGCGAGGCCCGCCGCGATGCCCTTGGCGAAGCCGCCGAAGTGATGGCGCACGCCCTGCCTGAGGGGTTCGAGGGCCTCGAAGCGGGTGCCACGCCGGGCAGCATGCAGGCCGACGCACCCGGCGCTGTGGTGATCGACGGCGACGAACACCGCCGCCTGACCCTCAGCCGTCCAGGTGGTGGTCATGTCCGTGCCCCACATGGCGTCCACCGCGTCAGGGATGATGGTGCCGTCGTGGTTGCGCGGGCCTCGAGGGCTGCCGACCCGGGAAGGTGCAAGCAGGTCGTGCTCGCGCATCAGCCGCAGCACCCGGGCCTTGGAAGTCCTGACGCCCTGCAGGCGCAGCCTCGCCCAAATCTTGCGGTGACCCTCGCCATGGAAGGGGGAGGCCGCGACGACAGCCCGGATCGCCTCGACCAACTCGGGATCCGGCATGGACCCGACCGGGCCACGTCGCCTGGGCGGTTCCGTCCGGGGCGGCAAGCGATGGCGGTAGATCGTGGCCCGGGCGGTCCGCCAGACCCGGCACACCCGGGCCAGGCCATAGGGCCTGCCGCTGCTGGCCGAGGTGGTCAGGCTCATGGCCGTGACCTCCGCCGGGCCAAAGGGCGGCCTCCCTCCAGGGCTGCGACCTTGGCCTCCAGCAACTCGCGCTCGAGCAGCATCTCGCCCAGTCTGACCTTGAGACGCTCGCTCTCCAGCGCCTCGCCATCACCAGGTCGCGTGGCCAGGCTTGCCTCGCCGGCCGCCAGGAAGGCGTCGCGCCAGCCGCTCAGGGTCGCCGCCGTCACGCCTAGCGATCGCGAGACCGTCTCCAGGTCCTCGCCCCGGAGCAACCGAAGTACCGCATCCCGCTTGCGCTGCCGCGACATCCGGCCACCCCGACCCGGGCCAGCGGCATCCGTCGTCTCTGTCGTCATCATGCACCCCGTCTGCGGATACCGTCCGCTTGCGGGGTGTCTCAATCAACCGTGGAGCGCAGGAGAAGAAGCTGAGCGGCCTCTGAAGTCGTAGGTCTTCTAGCCGCTCTTATTCATCACGGGCCTACGGTGCGGCTGGCGGGCGTGGCGTAAGCTGCTGATTGCGTTTACGGACTTGGGTGTCGAGACCAATCCGCAGCAGCATCAGGCCGCGCCACACCCGCCATGGATGACGATACGACCGAGCCCTTCGGCTTTCCAGCGATCGGCCGCAAGAAGGTGGTCGCCGCCTTCGACGGCGGGCGGCTGACCTCGGATGGCGGGGTAATGCTGCTGGCCGCGGCCGAGCGACAGCTTGGCATTTGCGATCGGCTGGCGGCGCTGATCTTCGACCCGCGCGACCCGGCGCGGGTGGTCCACCCATTGGCCGACATCCTGCGAGCGCGGATCCTGGCGATCGCCTGCGGCTATGAGGATGCCGACGACCTCGACCACCTGCGCCGGGATCCCGGCTTCAAGCTGGCCTGCGGTCGCCTGCCCGACAGCGGGCGGGACCTGTGCTCGCAGCCGACCATGTCGCGCTGGGAGAATGCGCCCTCCCTGCGCGAGGTGGTGCGCCTGATGCGGGCCATGGTGGACCTCTACTGCGCCAGCTACCCGAAGCCGCCCGCGGCGGTGACGTTGGACATCGACGACACGGTGGACGTGGTCCACGGGCGCCAACAGTTGTCGCTGTTCAACGCCCACTACGACGAACGCTGCTTTCTGCCCATCCATGTCTACGACACCGCGACCTCCCGCCCGGTTATGGTGCTGCTGCGGCCGGGCAAGACCCCCTCCGGCGCGGAGATCCGGGGCCATCTCCGCCGTCTAGTCCGGCAAATCCGGCGCCACTGGCCGAGCACCCACATCACCCTGCGCGGCGATGGGCACTACGGCCGCCCGGAGGTGATGGCCTTCTGCGAGGCGGAGGGCATCGACTACGTCTTTGGCCTGCCAACCAATGCCGTGCTGCGGGCCGCCGTCGAGGACGCGGCCGACGACGTGCGGGTCCGCCGTGCCGAGGAGAATGCCCCGGTGCTGCGCCGCTATGCCGAGACCCACTATGGCGCCAAATCCTGGGGCAAGCAGCGTCGGGTGGTTGCCCGCATCGAGGCCAGCACCCAGGGCCTCGATATTCGCTTCGTGGTCACCAGCTTCACCCGCGGCAGCGCCGAGTGGGTCTATGACGCCCTATACTGCGCGCGGGGACAGGCGGAAAATCTGGTGAAGCTGCACAAGGCCCAACTCGCCTCCGATCGCACGTCTTGCCGCTCACCGCTGGCCAATCAGGTCCGTCTGGTCCTGCACACCGCCGCCTACTGGCTGCTGCTGACCCTGCGCGACCGCATTCCCACGACGCATGAGTTGGCGGCTGCCGAGTTCGCCACCCTCAGG encodes the following:
- a CDS encoding antitoxin Xre/MbcA/ParS toxin-binding domain-containing protein, which translates into the protein MTSVQSAARRPIGSGPVRLDRNRFAPETRRRLSAPGLRTFLAIADLWALDETQRLLILGYPPRSTFHKWAKTVREHGEITLDADVLTRISAVLGIHQALGMLYGSEREGIDWLRTPHGATVFGGRPPLELITSGTQDGLLTVRRFLDAARGGIYMEPIEALDRNFRP
- a CDS encoding IS5 family transposase; the encoded protein is MWTDTTRAQYARAELALPSDLTDAEWALLEPFFPPASHVGRPRKWPLRRIVEAILYLLRGGLPWRMLPPCFPPVSTVRRWFYLWRDNRLWLSLNHALLLIAREGTGREASPSAGVIDSQSVKTTESGGPRGYDAGKKTKGRKRHILTDTDGNLVHAVVHTADIQDRDGAPLVLAEIIKRFPWLRHVFADGGYAGDKLRDALRRIGKWTVEIVKRSDAARGFVVLPRRWVVERTLAWLNRNRRLAKDFEQTIASATAWLFIASIQLFARRIARP
- a CDS encoding RES family NAD+ phosphorylase, encoding MSDMYSGAPAPTFRLIPSKFPPIGLFDTVATAADAEAVMELAGWTNDRLVEERLRRLPEDEWVYGRPNSSVVMATFLHVPPTGSRFNGPDLGAWYAAAALRTAAIEVAHHLRREAIATGASMLERAFRTYTAELAGNYLDLRGQQAARPDIYADGSYVASQSLGESTRASGGAGIIYDSVRHAGGTNIVAHRPRNILQVTQTDHWLLTVQARSSQISLKCTARGC
- a CDS encoding IS1380 family transposase codes for the protein MDDDTTEPFGFPAIGRKKVVAAFDGGRLTSDGGVMLLAAAERQLGICDRLAALIFDPRDPARVVHPLADILRARILAIACGYEDADDLDHLRRDPGFKLACGRLPDSGRDLCSQPTMSRWENAPSLREVVRLMRAMVDLYCASYPKPPAAVTLDIDDTVDVVHGRQQLSLFNAHYDERCFLPIHVYDTATSRPVMVLLRPGKTPSGAEIRGHLRRLVRQIRRHWPSTHITLRGDGHYGRPEVMAFCEAEGIDYVFGLPTNAVLRAAVEDAADDVRVRRAEENAPVLRRYAETHYGAKSWGKQRRVVARIEASTQGLDIRFVVTSFTRGSAEWVYDALYCARGQAENLVKLHKAQLASDRTSCRSPLANQVRLVLHTAAYWLLLTLRDRIPTTHELAAAEFATLRLRLLKVAGRVIETASRVRLAFAAACPHAVLFRGLARSFHPAGP